Proteins co-encoded in one uncultured Draconibacterium sp. genomic window:
- a CDS encoding YgiQ family radical SAM protein yields the protein MTENKLHITDWLPTSKKEVKQMGWEELDVILFTGDAYIDHPSFGAAVIGRVLEAEGLRVAIVPQPNWTDDLRDFKKLGKPNLFFAVTAGNMDSMVNHYTAGKRKRSDDAYTPGGQIGKRPDYATITYSKILKELYPDVPLVLGGIEASLRRLTHYDYWSDRLMPSILADTQADLLFYGMGEKSIVDFARLVKRGIPIESLTTIPQTVFMVGADKTYPTKKNWDELELASHDTCLQEKKEFARNFMHIEEESNKMEAKKLVQRIGDRKVVVNPPWPTFKEKEIDRIYDLPYTRLPHPRYNNKGAIPAYDMIRHSINIHRGCFGGCTFCTISAHQGKFIASRSEKSVLKEVEKVTEMPDFKGYISDLGGPSANMYKMKGIHEEICKKCKRPSCIFPSVCKNLDINHKPMLDLYEKVRHNPKVKKAFIGSGIRYDMILENTNDKEVNQNNRKYLREVIKHHVSGRLKVAPEHSSDDVLKFMRKPSFKLFEELNQEFIKINKEEKLNQQLIPYFISSHPGSKSEDMANLAIQTKDMNFRLEQVQDFTPTPMTLATVVYYSGYHPYTMEQIYTARNKNAKEQQRQFFFWYKKEFRNKIIRDLKAKGREDLVKRLFNKNQNTDAK from the coding sequence ATGACAGAAAACAAACTACATATTACAGACTGGCTCCCCACATCGAAGAAAGAAGTGAAACAAATGGGCTGGGAGGAGCTGGATGTTATTTTATTTACCGGCGATGCTTACATCGACCATCCATCGTTTGGCGCAGCCGTTATTGGCCGCGTGCTTGAAGCCGAAGGTTTGCGCGTAGCAATTGTTCCGCAACCCAACTGGACTGATGATTTACGCGACTTTAAAAAGCTCGGGAAACCCAACTTGTTTTTTGCTGTAACGGCAGGAAACATGGACTCGATGGTGAATCATTACACTGCCGGAAAACGCAAACGATCTGATGATGCATACACGCCCGGCGGCCAAATTGGGAAACGTCCGGATTACGCCACTATCACTTACTCGAAAATACTGAAAGAATTATATCCTGATGTGCCGCTGGTACTCGGAGGAATTGAAGCGTCGTTACGCCGGTTAACACATTACGATTATTGGTCGGACCGATTAATGCCATCGATTTTGGCGGATACGCAAGCCGACCTGCTGTTTTACGGAATGGGCGAAAAATCGATTGTAGATTTTGCCCGACTGGTAAAACGGGGTATTCCAATCGAAAGTTTGACAACCATTCCCCAAACCGTTTTTATGGTTGGTGCTGATAAAACCTATCCCACCAAAAAGAACTGGGATGAATTGGAACTGGCATCGCATGATACCTGTTTACAGGAAAAGAAAGAGTTTGCCCGCAATTTCATGCACATCGAGGAGGAATCGAATAAGATGGAGGCCAAAAAACTTGTGCAGCGAATTGGCGATAGAAAAGTAGTGGTGAATCCGCCGTGGCCAACTTTTAAAGAAAAAGAGATCGACCGCATTTACGATTTGCCATACACACGTTTGCCACACCCGCGCTACAATAATAAAGGTGCCATTCCGGCTTACGATATGATCCGGCATTCCATAAACATCCACCGCGGGTGTTTTGGCGGTTGTACTTTTTGCACTATTTCGGCACACCAGGGAAAATTTATTGCCAGCCGTTCCGAGAAATCGGTACTTAAAGAGGTGGAGAAAGTAACCGAAATGCCCGACTTTAAAGGTTATATTTCCGATTTGGGAGGCCCGTCGGCCAACATGTATAAAATGAAAGGTATTCATGAGGAGATTTGCAAAAAATGTAAACGCCCATCGTGTATCTTCCCGTCGGTTTGTAAAAACCTCGACATTAACCACAAACCAATGCTCGATTTGTACGAAAAAGTACGACATAACCCGAAAGTGAAAAAAGCCTTTATTGGCAGTGGCATTCGTTACGACATGATTTTGGAAAACACGAACGACAAAGAGGTAAACCAAAATAACCGAAAATACCTGCGCGAAGTAATTAAACACCACGTTTCGGGAAGGCTGAAAGTGGCTCCGGAACACTCGTCGGACGATGTGCTGAAATTTATGCGCAAACCGTCTTTTAAATTGTTTGAGGAGCTGAACCAGGAATTCATTAAAATAAATAAAGAGGAAAAGCTGAATCAGCAACTTATTCCTTATTTTATTTCAAGTCACCCGGGCAGTAAGTCGGAAGACATGGCGAACCTGGCGATTCAAACAAAAGACATGAATTTCAGATTGGAGCAGGTGCAGGATTTTACACCCACACCAATGACACTGGCAACCGTGGTTTATTATTCGGGCTATCATCCTTACACGATGGAGCAAATTTACACCGCCCGAAATAAAAACGCTAAAGAACAACAACGCCAGTTCTTTTTCTGGTATAAAAAAGAATTTCGGAATAAAATTATACGCGACCTAAAAGCAAAAGGCCGCGAAGACCTTGTAAAAAGGCTATTCAATAAAAATCAAAATACTGACGCGAAATGA
- a CDS encoding DUF4197 domain-containing protein — MKIFRMLTLALAIFLSGCAEVMQIAQQTLDGDTPLTQSEIIAGLKEALITGTNNSVSILGAQDGYYKDELVKILLPPEADIIVDNIGKVPGGQKLLDDVLLHINRAAEDAAKEAAPIFVNSIKSMTFSDAVGILKGSDNAATSYLHKTTYDQLFELYQPKIKTSVEKELVGGVSTKESWDTLVGKWNQVAGSFIGQTAGLEEIDTQLEDYLTAKALDGVFIKIAAEEKLIREDPAARVTSLLKKVFGSVDS, encoded by the coding sequence ATGAAAATTTTTAGAATGTTAACGCTGGCACTCGCGATTTTTCTATCGGGATGTGCAGAAGTAATGCAAATTGCCCAACAAACGCTTGATGGAGACACTCCATTAACCCAATCGGAAATTATTGCAGGATTAAAAGAAGCACTAATTACCGGCACCAATAATTCGGTAAGTATTTTAGGTGCACAAGACGGTTATTATAAGGATGAGCTGGTAAAAATATTATTACCGCCGGAAGCTGATATTATTGTGGATAACATAGGTAAAGTTCCGGGTGGTCAAAAACTGCTGGACGATGTACTGCTTCATATTAACCGTGCTGCTGAAGACGCTGCAAAGGAAGCTGCTCCAATTTTTGTGAATAGCATTAAAAGCATGACATTCAGCGATGCAGTGGGAATTTTAAAAGGCAGCGACAATGCAGCAACCTCCTACTTGCACAAAACAACCTACGATCAGCTTTTCGAGCTTTACCAACCAAAAATCAAAACTTCGGTTGAAAAAGAATTAGTTGGTGGCGTTTCAACCAAAGAAAGCTGGGATACTCTGGTTGGGAAATGGAACCAGGTTGCCGGCTCATTTATTGGACAAACAGCAGGGTTGGAAGAAATTGATACACAACTGGAAGACTACCTCACGGCAAAAGCTCTTGATGGTGTATTTATAAAAATTGCGGCGGAAGAGAAATTAATCAGAGAAGATCCGGCTGCCCGTGTAACCAGTTTGCTTAAAAAAGTATTTGGCTCGGTTGATAGCTAA
- a CDS encoding PAS domain-containing protein, protein MRLEFKKIEEANDLVNQLIEHHPQAIFLTDHDFKVKYFNHSFQKLSKSTKGDILGHEFCEIMGCTQREKITAKDGGFCKRCQLRDLLSGSNLSELVLIRDFIINNKVKTKHLHIDTHRLVMDGTKYRLVVIDDRTGHTIK, encoded by the coding sequence ATGAGATTAGAATTCAAAAAAATTGAAGAGGCCAATGACTTGGTTAACCAATTGATTGAACATCATCCGCAAGCCATTTTTCTGACCGATCACGATTTTAAAGTAAAGTACTTTAACCACTCGTTCCAAAAATTATCGAAAAGCACCAAGGGCGACATTCTTGGTCATGAGTTTTGTGAAATTATGGGGTGCACCCAACGCGAAAAAATTACAGCTAAAGATGGCGGCTTTTGTAAGCGCTGCCAATTGCGTGATCTGTTGTCAGGATCAAACCTTTCGGAGTTGGTACTTATTCGCGATTTTATAATAAACAACAAGGTAAAAACCAAACATTTGCATATTGATACACACCGTTTGGTAATGGACGGAACAAAATACAGGTTAGTAGTTATTGACGATCGAACAGGACATACCATAAAATAA
- a CDS encoding TIGR01212 family radical SAM protein (This family includes YhcC from E. coli K-12, an uncharacterized radical SAM protein.), translating into MQKDTYSWGHDRRYNDFPTYFRTLFSERVQKVSIDAGFTCPNRDGTKSVGGCTYCNNKTFKPTYCNLENSVTSQVEKGIAFFARKYKSMRFLAYFQAYTNTYAPIGDLKRLYEEALEHPKVVGLVISTRPDCIYPELLDYLAGLSKKVYVMVELGVESHLDRTLGSINRGHSFAEAEWAIAETAKRGINNCAHMILGLPGETREELLDQAKTISKLPVKNLKLHQLQIHKKTLLEKQFQQHPENFKLYTADEYIDLVIDYLELLNPEIIVERFISQAPPEMLIAPKWGLKNFEFVAKVEKRLKERDTWQGRLFEK; encoded by the coding sequence ATGCAAAAGGATACTTACAGCTGGGGACACGACAGGCGATACAATGATTTTCCAACTTATTTCAGAACGCTTTTTTCTGAACGGGTGCAAAAGGTATCGATTGATGCCGGGTTTACCTGCCCCAACCGCGACGGTACAAAAAGTGTGGGCGGATGTACTTATTGCAACAATAAAACGTTTAAACCCACATACTGCAATCTGGAAAACAGCGTGACCAGCCAGGTAGAAAAAGGCATTGCTTTTTTTGCCAGGAAATACAAATCGATGCGGTTTCTGGCATATTTTCAGGCCTATACAAATACCTATGCGCCGATCGGGGATTTGAAGCGTTTGTACGAAGAAGCGCTGGAACACCCAAAAGTGGTTGGGCTGGTTATCTCAACGCGCCCTGATTGTATTTATCCTGAATTGCTGGATTACCTGGCCGGACTCAGCAAAAAGGTGTATGTAATGGTTGAGTTGGGAGTGGAGTCACATCTCGACCGAACGCTGGGAAGTATTAACCGCGGGCACTCGTTTGCTGAAGCTGAATGGGCAATTGCGGAAACCGCGAAACGTGGCATCAACAATTGCGCGCACATGATTCTGGGTTTGCCGGGCGAAACACGTGAAGAACTACTTGATCAGGCAAAAACGATATCGAAACTGCCGGTAAAAAACTTAAAGTTACATCAGCTGCAAATTCACAAAAAAACGCTGCTGGAAAAACAGTTTCAGCAACATCCTGAAAATTTTAAGCTTTACACTGCCGACGAATACATCGATTTGGTTATCGATTACCTCGAGCTTTTAAATCCTGAAATAATTGTGGAGCGGTTTATCAGCCAAGCGCCACCCGAAATGTTGATCGCCCCAAAGTGGGGGTTAAAGAATTTTGAGTTTGTAGCCAAAGTGGAAAAACGCTTGAAAGAGCGTGATACGTGGCAGGGGAGACTATTTGAAAAATAA